A region from the Tachypleus tridentatus isolate NWPU-2018 unplaced genomic scaffold, ASM421037v1 Hic_cluster_12, whole genome shotgun sequence genome encodes:
- the LOC143242133 gene encoding uncharacterized protein LOC143242133: RSQFIFSAIDFLRKNEFDGFDLAWEFPRGIQDKSRFSELAEDFKEAFVGESKYSQKPQLLLSSSVPGNFEAIIQWLKKSGYGGVMCGPWTTLGTLCGPSYPILGTVAQELKDYRISNLPDITVNFHNQPDVKEVVCKDADGVISYHQDCSMYYLCHGQRRHHMPCPPNLVFNPDEHLCDWPENVRLLFTDVIREFYCCLDLYSMLFRARFQGNPPTAAKPVN, translated from the exons GAGGTCCCAGTTCATCTTCAGTGCTATTGACTTTCTTCGGAAGAACGAATTTGATGGATTTGATTTAGCCTGGGAATTCCCTCGGGGGATTCAAGACAAGTCTCGGTTTAGTGAGCTCGCTGAG GATTTTAAGGAAGCTTTCGTAGGAGAATCTAAGTATTCCCAGAAACCCCAACTTCTTCTGTCATCCAGTGTTCCTGGAAACTTCGAAGCAATA ATCCAGTGGCTGAAGAAATCTGGCTATGGTGGAGTTATGTGTGGTCCATGGACGACTTTAGGGACTTTGTGTGGGCCGTCCTACCCCATATTGGGAACTGTGGCACAAGAACTAAAGGACTACAGAATTTCAAACCTGCCGGATATAACCGTGAACTTTCACAACCAGCCTG atgtgAAAGAGGTAGTTTGTAAAGATGCAGATGGAGTCATTTCGTATCACCAAGACTGCTCCATGTACTATTTATGTCATGGTCAACGACGTCACCATATGCCCTGCCCACCAAACCTCGTTTTCAATCCTGACGAACATTTGTGTGACTGGCCGGAAAACGTAAGACTCTTGTTTACTGACGTCATCAGAGAATTCTATTGTTGCTTAGACCTTTATTCTATGCTATTTCGGGCTCGGTTTCAAGGTAATCCTCCAACGGCTGCGAAACCCGTTAACTAA